In Candidatus Kapaibacterium sp., the genomic window TGATTGTAAACCTTTTTTATACGGGTGCATAAAAAAAACAGAGGCTACCCTTGTGGGACAGCCTCTGTGTAAATTTAATTCTAAAGTGAATTATTGTTTTGTTTCTTCTTCTTCTTCAGCTTTGTCATCTTCGTTTTCGGCAGGAGTTTCTTCCACTTCGGGTTCTTCTACCGGAACTTCGATAACAGGTTCTTCTTCGGGCACTTCAATCACTGGTTCGTCTTCAGTCGGAACTTCTACCTCGGGTTCTGCCGGTAGCGGCTCAACGATTTCTTCCGTAGCTGTTTCGGTAGCATCAGTAACAGGTGTTTCAACGATTTCTTCTGTAGCTGTTTCGGTAGCATCAGTAACAGGTGTTTCAACGACTTCTTCCGTAGCTTTTTCAGCTTTAGGTGCTTTTGCTACAGGTGCTTCAGGAGCATCATCTTCAGGAGTATCTGAGCCTTTGAATTGCTCTTCGATTTTTTGCTTCAACAGCTTATAATCGGGATTGTATTCTTCGTTGAAGATGTCTGCTTGTGAGCTGTCATAAGTGATTTCGACCGATAGATTATCAGCATTTGGTACCGGGTGAGCGGTATTGTAATCATCAATCAAAGTTTGGTCTTTGCCTCGAAGTGCTTCTACAACCGATAATACGATTTTCTTAGCATCTTTGTCAAATTCAACAACTTTCAAAGGCAACAAATCGCCAATTTTGAAGTATTCGCTGATGTTTTTGACAGGTGCAAACGATAATTGCGATACCGGAACGAAACCGTCAACTCCGTCAGGAAGTTCGACGATGACGCCTTTTTCGATAATGCGTTCAATCTTAGCTTCGGTTTCAGCAGTAATCTTGTATTTATCCTCGAAGAAGTCCCAAGGATTGTCATTGATTTGCTTATGTCCGAGTGCGATACGACGTTGGTCGGGGTCAATGCTCAAAACGATAACATCGAGGCGGTCGCCTTTTTTGACGAATTCCCCGGGATGTCTTATCTTCTTAGTCCAAGACAAGTCGCTAATATGCACCAAACCATCAACGCCCGGTTCGAGTTCGACAAATACGCCAAAGTTGGTCAAATTGCGAACGATACCGATGTGTTTTGATTCAACGGGATATTTTTTCATCAAATCTTCCCATGGGTCCGGCTCTAATTGTTTCATTCCGAGAGCTAATTTCTTGTTGTCTTTGTCAATATTCAATACAATTGCATCGAGAACTTGTCCCATAGACACGATTTGCGATGGGTGCTTGACATGTTGAGTCCAAGACATTTCGCTAATGTGAATTAGACCTTCGACGCCTTTTTCAATTTCAATAAATGCACCGTAATCAGTCAAGCTGACCACTTTGCCTGTAACTTTTGTACTTTTTTCGTATTTTTC contains:
- the rpsA gene encoding 30S ribosomal protein S1, whose amino-acid sequence is MSDNTDISHDSMVATEQVKLDSSAKLMEATKAKHQSRSSYDEVVNLLENGFESLELSDDDFTNLFDTKIQTIKEDELVKGKIVQLSKDEVFVDIGFKSLGVVPRAELLNAETYQIGDEIDVYIDKMEDPTGRLVLSRRRADFMRIWDDIISLFDKQEIVKVKILRRIKGGMVVDLLGIEAFLPGSQIDVRPVRDFDGWVTKTIDVRVVKVNHPSENVVVSHKVLLEEQLSEQRLEIMARLEKGLVLEGIVKAISDFGVFVDLGGVDGLVHITDLSWGRVTHPSEIVSLDSTVKVVVLDFDGDKKRISLGMKQLTPHPWDTIGEKYEKSTKVTGKVVSLTDYGAFIEIEKGVEGLIHISEMSWTQHVKHPSQIVSMGQVLDAIVLNIDKDNKKLALGMKQLEPDPWEDLMKKYPVESKHIGIVRNLTNFGVFVELEPGVDGLVHISDLSWTKKIRHPGEFVKKGDRLDVIVLSIDPDQRRIALGHKQINDNPWDFFEDKYKITAETEAKIERIIEKGVIVELPDGVDGFVPVSQLSFAPVKNISEYFKIGDLLPLKVVEFDKDAKKIVLSVVEALRGKDQTLIDDYNTAHPVPNADNLSVEITYDSSQADIFNEEYNPDYKLLKQKIEEQFKGSDTPEDDAPEAPVAKAPKAEKATEEVVETPVTDATETATEEIVETPVTDATETATEEIVEPLPAEPEVEVPTEDEPVIEVPEEEPVIEVPVEEPEVEETPAENEDDKAEEEEETKQ